A DNA window from Aythya fuligula isolate bAytFul2 chromosome 4, bAytFul2.pri, whole genome shotgun sequence contains the following coding sequences:
- the GRSF1 gene encoding G-rich sequence factor 1: MAATAVARRGLAAVLLLGRRRLLPVPSPSPSRRLLLSAAAASLRPLGAAARRCSQVVGSPSQERQLSEQDAEPPRGENEEAVFLVRAQGFPFSCSEEDVVTFFEGCRIRNGENGIHFLLNRDGRRRGDALIELESKADVQKALEKNLRYMGPRYVKVFEVHDRDVEGLLQSLQNESQAISDGVVLLRGLPFTSTEDDIAEFFSGLRITDIAFVYRGERKSGEAYVQFAAPEMAARALLKHKEYMGSRYIEVYVSRKQQMQRHVPYHKQIATFPRLRRELELIAEARRLSDSASSDAKRQNQNQLGNEETESSGHCSEPGSTSSWPHVVHVRGFPTETRAQDIINFFAPLKPTRVMVEYNSHGDATGEADVHFESHSDAVSAMAKEGTQLQCGTIELFLNEHPKAEQDC; this comes from the exons ATGGCCGCCACCGCCGTCGCCCGCCGCGGGCTGGccgcggtgctgctgctgggtcgccgccgcctcctgcccGTCCCGTCCCCATCGCCctcccgccgcctcctcctcagcgccgccgccgcctccctccGGCCGCtcggcgccgccgcccgccgctgCAGCCAG GTTGTAGGCTCGCCGTCCCAGGAGCGTCAGCTGTCGGAGCAGGACGCGGAGCCACCCCGGGGAGAAAATGAGGAGGCCGTTTTTCTCGTCAGGGCGCAGGGGttccccttctcctgctccGAGGAAGACGTGGTTACCTTTTTTGAGG GCTGTAGAATTCGGAACGGTGAGAACGGCATACACTTCCTCTTAAACAGGGATGGGAGACGCAGGGGAGATGCCTTGATTGAGCTGGAGTCAAAAGCAGATGTCCAGAAAGCCTTGGAAAAGAACCTGAGATACATGGGCCCACGCTACGTGAAAG TTTTCGAAGTACATGATAGAGATGTAGAGGGCTTACTGCAGAGTCTGCAGAATGAGTCGCAAGCCATCAGTGATGGAGTCGTACTACTCAGAGGCCTCCCGTTCACCTCCACTGAGGATGACATCGCGGAGTTTTTCTCAG GTTTGAGGATAACTGACATAGCTTTTGTTTACCgtggagaaagaaaatctggagAAGCTTACGTGCAGTTTGCAGCTCCTGAAATGGCAGCTAGAGCCCTCCTAAAGCATAAGGAATACATGGGGAGTAG ATATATAGAAGTATACGTAAGTAGAAAGCAGCAAATGCAAAGGCATGTGCCTTATCACAAGCAGATAGCGACCTTCCCCAGGCTGAGACGGGAGCTTGAATTGATTGCTGAAGCGAGGAGGTTGAGTGACAGTGCAAGCTCCGATGCCAAGAGACAGAACCAGAACC AACTAGgtaatgaagaaacagaaagctccGGGCACTGTTCAGAACCTGGGAGCACCTCATCATGGCCACATGTTGTCCACGTGAGGGGTTTTCCTACCGAAACTAGAGCCCAAGACATAATAAAT TTTTTCGCCCCACTGAAGCCCACAAGGGTCATGGTGGAATACAACTCCCATGGAGATGCCACAGGAGAAGCAGATGTGCATTTTGAGAGCCACAGCGATGCAGTCAGTGCAATGGCCAAGGAGGGGACACAGCTGC AGTGCGGTACCATTGAATTATTCCTGAATGAACATCCAAAGGCAGAACAAGACTGCTAG